The stretch of DNA GGCAGACACAAGACGGACTGAACCAGGCTTCGTTCTGCCCGGTGTGTCCGGTTCATCTGCGGTTAGATGGGCGGTTGGCTATAGTGTTTGCCCTGTTTCTCGTGTGGCTCCAGTAAGCTGCTGGAGGTGTGCTGTTACCTTAACTGACCCTGTTTGCCCGGCATCATAAACCATTTTTCGCCTTTTGTCACCTGTAAAACTGCTGCAAATCAGCCTGTTTTTACCTCTTTTCAGCCATCAGGCCCACTCCCCCCTTCCCGAAACCCGGGCCACTCCCGCATCCAGTCGTCAGACAGGCGCCGGCCGCGCTCTACCCGGTATGCCCACCAGCCGCGCCAGAAAACCACGCCATCCTTTCACCGGCCCAAACTCGCGCACGGTACGCATCTGTCCCTGGCCGCAATGCGGGCACAAATTCGGGTCTTTCTCCAGAAATGCCGCCAGCCAATCCAGCAGATGGTTTGGCCGGGACTGGCAGCGCCCCGCCAACGCCCAACAACGCCCGCGCTTGTCGTCGCTCGGCTTTCGCCTGGCTGTGGTGCAGCCCGTAATGGCGGATGCGCACAAAGCGATGGGGCAGCACGTGCAGCAAAAAACGGCGGATGAATTCTAACCCCGGCAGGGTCATCTCCTTCTCCACTCCGTCTGCCCGATTGTCGCGGTAGCGGAAGGTGACGCCCTCTGGCCCGATGTGCAAGATGCGGTGGTTGCTGATGGCGATAGCGTGCAGGTAAC from Candidatus Leptovillus gracilis encodes:
- a CDS encoding transposase, with the translated sequence MVTGGALVKTKAGGRWRSAHKKYLFPVVALSADFRRAFCQGVRELAQQGKLAWDAAAMGQTIEEMVTAALRQNWEVYIEAPPKGADNRSPETLAEYLGRYLHAIAISNHRILHIGPEGVTFRYRDNRADGVEKEMTLPGLEFIRRFLLHVLPHRFVRIRHYGLHHSQAKAERRQARALLGVGGALPVPAKPSAGLAGGISGERPEFVPALRPGTDAYRARVWAGERMAWFSGAAGGHTG